The following are encoded in a window of Vigna unguiculata cultivar IT97K-499-35 chromosome 8, ASM411807v1, whole genome shotgun sequence genomic DNA:
- the LOC114195280 gene encoding 6-phosphofructo-2-kinase/fructose-2,6-bisphosphatase-like isoform X1 — protein MAGDSEEERDAFNHTPLRIPGLLYVSVKMENPNLTLSGDLLPHVSGSFPLGPSSDPSKALSMERESATVWELSFVVPPNHEALEFKFLLKPKCIDNPCFVEEGSSRVLVGGAWQDGDRMALFRLGNDQVLEYRVFVEAKRISPFDLAASWRAYQENFRLSSVRGIPDVSINSEHQTGSENISSANLELDLEHYIVPSPSTSPSSARTYAANSTENPRSLGGGSASISSSMGDDGVPMINQPEKVEEVHAPDQSKVYQSPGMVKSQSVGTICPPEKEGNQRGVSIDRGVGFPRLVKSSSSDAFTTNFNLDPGTKNSIPAAAGAVAAAAIADQMLGPKEHRHLAIVMVSLPARGKTYTAAKLTRYLRWLGHNTKHFNVGKYRRLKHGSSQSADFFRADNPEGVVARNEVAKIAFEDMISWMQEGGQVGIFDATNSSKQRRNILMKLAEGRCKIIFLETICNDVDIIERNIRFKIQQSPDYAEVPDFEAGLRDFKERVANYEKVYETVEEGSYIKMIDMASGHGGQIQVNNISGYLPGRIVFFLVNTHLTPRPILLTRHGESRFNVRGRIGGDSALSEAGELYKKKLAKFVEKRLKSERAACIWTSTLQRTILTAGPIVGFPKIQWRALDEINAGVCDGMTYEEIKKNMPGEYESRCKDKLRYRYPRGESYLDVIQRLEPVIIELERQRAPVVVISHQAVLRALYAYFTDRPLQEIPEIEVPLHTIIEINLGVTGVEEKRYKLMD, from the exons ATGGCGGGTGATAGCGAAGAAGAGCGAGATGCCTTTAACCACACGCCGTTACGAATCCCCGGATTGCTTTATGTTTCAGTGAAGATGGAGAATCCCAATCTCACTCTCTCTGGGGACCTTCTTCCTCACGTATCGGGCTCTTTCCCTTTAGGCCCTTCTTCGGATCCTTCCAAAGCT CTTTCTATGGAACGGGAATCCGCGACTGTGTGGGAGTTGAGCTTTGTTGTTCCACCTAATCACG AAGCTTTAGAGTTTAAGTTCCTTTTGAAGCCCAAGTGCATCGATAATCCTTGTTTTGTTGAGGAGGGTTCAAGCAGGGTACTAGTTGGCGGAGCATGGCAAGATGGTGACAGGATGGCATTGTTTAGACTTGGTAATGATCAAGTTCTTGAGTATCGAGTATTTGTGGAAGCAAAAAGGATTTCTCCCTTTGATCTTGCAGCTAGTTGGAGGGCTTATCAGGAGAATTTCCGTCTATCGTCTGTACGCGGGATACCTGATGTCAGCATAAATTCAGAACATCAGACAGGCAGTGAA AACATCTCATCTGCAAATTTAGAGCTTGATCTTGAACATTATATTGTTCCATCTCCCTCAACTTCTCCAAGTTCAGCACGTACATATGCTGCTAACAGTACAGAGAATCCCAGATCACTAGGTGGTGGGTCTGCCAGCATTTCATCTTCCATGGGAGATGACGGTGTTCCTATGATCAATCAACCAGAAAAA GTGGAAGAGGTTCATGCACCTGATCAATCTAAGGTTTACCAAAGTCCTGGAATGGTTAAATCGCAGTCTGTGGGAACAATTTGTCCTCCAGAGAAAGAAGGTAATCAGAGGGGAGTTTCTATTGACAGGGGTGTAGGATTTCCCAGACTTGTAAAATCCTCTAGTTCTGATGCGTTcactacaaattttaatttggacCCTGGTACTAAG AATTCAATTCCAGCGGCTGCTGGAGCTGTTGCAGCTGCTGCAATTGCTGATCAGATGCTAGGTCCCAAGGAGCATAGGCATTTGGCAATTGTCATG GTGAGTTTGCCAGCTCGAGGTAAGACTTACACTGCAGCTAAGCTTACAAGATATCTTCGATGGTTAGGTCATAATACAAAACACTTCAACGTTGGTAAG TATCGTCGCCTTAAGCATGGCTCCAGTCAG TCTGCTGATTTCTTTCGAGCTGACAATCCTGAAGGTGTGGTAGCACGTAATGAG GTAGCGAAGATCGCATTTGAAGATATGATATCTTGGATGCAAGAAGGGGGCCAG GTTGGGATATTTGATGCCACAAACAGTAGCAAGCAGCGAAGAAACATCCTGATGAAACTGGCTGAAGGTAGATGCAAG ATAATTTTTTTGGAAACAATATGCAATGATGTAGACATAATTGAGAGGAATATACGCTTTAAAATTCAGCAAAGCCCTGACTATGCCGAAGT ACCAGATTTTGAGGCTGGGTTGCGGGACTTCAAAGAACGTGTAGCCAATTATGAGAAG GTTTATGAAACAGTAGAAGAAGGATCTTACATAAAAATGATTGACATGGCCAGTGGACATGGAGGGCAAATACAA GTGAACAATATCAGTGGCTACCTACCTGGTCGGATAGTCTTTTTCTTG GTAAACACACATCTTACACCTCGCCCAATATTGCTTACCCGGCATGGAGAAAGTCGGTTTAATGTGAGAGGCAGAATTGGAGGAGACTCTGCATTAAG TGAGGCTGGAGAACTTTATAAGAAGAAGCTTGCTAAATTTGTTGAAAAGCGTCTCAAATCAGAACGAGCTGCTTGT ATATGGACTAGTACACTGCAGCGAACAATTTTAACAGCAGGACCAATTGTTGGATTTCCCAAG ATACAATGGCGTGCACTTGATGAGATAAATGCTGGTGTGTGTGATGGCATGACATACGAAGAGATCAAGAAGAACATGCCAGGGGAGTACGA ATCACGCTGTAAGGACAAGCTTAGGTATCGTTATCCTCGTGGAGAGTCTTACTTGGATGTTATTCAAAG GTTAGAACCTGTCATTATTGAGCTTGAGCGGCAACGGGCACCTGTTGTTGTGATATCTCACCAG GCAGTTCTGAGGGCATTATATGCTTATTTTACTGACAGGCCTTTGCAAGAAATTCCAGAAATTGAg GTGCCCCTCCATACAATAATAGAGATAAACTTGGGAGTTACAGGTGTGGAAGAGAAAAGATACAAACTAATGGACTGA
- the LOC114195280 gene encoding 6-phosphofructo-2-kinase/fructose-2,6-bisphosphatase-like isoform X2 translates to MAGDSEEERDAFNHTPLRIPGLLYVSVKMENPNLTLSGDLLPHVSGSFPLGPSSDPSKALSMERESATVWELSFVVPPNHEALEFKFLLKPKCIDNPCFVEEGSSRVLVGGAWQDGDRMALFRLGNDQVLEYRVFVEAKRISPFDLAASWRAYQENFRLSSVRGIPDVSINSEHQTGSEVEEVHAPDQSKVYQSPGMVKSQSVGTICPPEKEGNQRGVSIDRGVGFPRLVKSSSSDAFTTNFNLDPGTKNSIPAAAGAVAAAAIADQMLGPKEHRHLAIVMVSLPARGKTYTAAKLTRYLRWLGHNTKHFNVGKYRRLKHGSSQSADFFRADNPEGVVARNEVAKIAFEDMISWMQEGGQVGIFDATNSSKQRRNILMKLAEGRCKIIFLETICNDVDIIERNIRFKIQQSPDYAEVPDFEAGLRDFKERVANYEKVYETVEEGSYIKMIDMASGHGGQIQVNNISGYLPGRIVFFLVNTHLTPRPILLTRHGESRFNVRGRIGGDSALSEAGELYKKKLAKFVEKRLKSERAACIWTSTLQRTILTAGPIVGFPKIQWRALDEINAGVCDGMTYEEIKKNMPGEYESRCKDKLRYRYPRGESYLDVIQRLEPVIIELERQRAPVVVISHQAVLRALYAYFTDRPLQEIPEIEVPLHTIIEINLGVTGVEEKRYKLMD, encoded by the exons ATGGCGGGTGATAGCGAAGAAGAGCGAGATGCCTTTAACCACACGCCGTTACGAATCCCCGGATTGCTTTATGTTTCAGTGAAGATGGAGAATCCCAATCTCACTCTCTCTGGGGACCTTCTTCCTCACGTATCGGGCTCTTTCCCTTTAGGCCCTTCTTCGGATCCTTCCAAAGCT CTTTCTATGGAACGGGAATCCGCGACTGTGTGGGAGTTGAGCTTTGTTGTTCCACCTAATCACG AAGCTTTAGAGTTTAAGTTCCTTTTGAAGCCCAAGTGCATCGATAATCCTTGTTTTGTTGAGGAGGGTTCAAGCAGGGTACTAGTTGGCGGAGCATGGCAAGATGGTGACAGGATGGCATTGTTTAGACTTGGTAATGATCAAGTTCTTGAGTATCGAGTATTTGTGGAAGCAAAAAGGATTTCTCCCTTTGATCTTGCAGCTAGTTGGAGGGCTTATCAGGAGAATTTCCGTCTATCGTCTGTACGCGGGATACCTGATGTCAGCATAAATTCAGAACATCAGACAGGCAGTGAA GTGGAAGAGGTTCATGCACCTGATCAATCTAAGGTTTACCAAAGTCCTGGAATGGTTAAATCGCAGTCTGTGGGAACAATTTGTCCTCCAGAGAAAGAAGGTAATCAGAGGGGAGTTTCTATTGACAGGGGTGTAGGATTTCCCAGACTTGTAAAATCCTCTAGTTCTGATGCGTTcactacaaattttaatttggacCCTGGTACTAAG AATTCAATTCCAGCGGCTGCTGGAGCTGTTGCAGCTGCTGCAATTGCTGATCAGATGCTAGGTCCCAAGGAGCATAGGCATTTGGCAATTGTCATG GTGAGTTTGCCAGCTCGAGGTAAGACTTACACTGCAGCTAAGCTTACAAGATATCTTCGATGGTTAGGTCATAATACAAAACACTTCAACGTTGGTAAG TATCGTCGCCTTAAGCATGGCTCCAGTCAG TCTGCTGATTTCTTTCGAGCTGACAATCCTGAAGGTGTGGTAGCACGTAATGAG GTAGCGAAGATCGCATTTGAAGATATGATATCTTGGATGCAAGAAGGGGGCCAG GTTGGGATATTTGATGCCACAAACAGTAGCAAGCAGCGAAGAAACATCCTGATGAAACTGGCTGAAGGTAGATGCAAG ATAATTTTTTTGGAAACAATATGCAATGATGTAGACATAATTGAGAGGAATATACGCTTTAAAATTCAGCAAAGCCCTGACTATGCCGAAGT ACCAGATTTTGAGGCTGGGTTGCGGGACTTCAAAGAACGTGTAGCCAATTATGAGAAG GTTTATGAAACAGTAGAAGAAGGATCTTACATAAAAATGATTGACATGGCCAGTGGACATGGAGGGCAAATACAA GTGAACAATATCAGTGGCTACCTACCTGGTCGGATAGTCTTTTTCTTG GTAAACACACATCTTACACCTCGCCCAATATTGCTTACCCGGCATGGAGAAAGTCGGTTTAATGTGAGAGGCAGAATTGGAGGAGACTCTGCATTAAG TGAGGCTGGAGAACTTTATAAGAAGAAGCTTGCTAAATTTGTTGAAAAGCGTCTCAAATCAGAACGAGCTGCTTGT ATATGGACTAGTACACTGCAGCGAACAATTTTAACAGCAGGACCAATTGTTGGATTTCCCAAG ATACAATGGCGTGCACTTGATGAGATAAATGCTGGTGTGTGTGATGGCATGACATACGAAGAGATCAAGAAGAACATGCCAGGGGAGTACGA ATCACGCTGTAAGGACAAGCTTAGGTATCGTTATCCTCGTGGAGAGTCTTACTTGGATGTTATTCAAAG GTTAGAACCTGTCATTATTGAGCTTGAGCGGCAACGGGCACCTGTTGTTGTGATATCTCACCAG GCAGTTCTGAGGGCATTATATGCTTATTTTACTGACAGGCCTTTGCAAGAAATTCCAGAAATTGAg GTGCCCCTCCATACAATAATAGAGATAAACTTGGGAGTTACAGGTGTGGAAGAGAAAAGATACAAACTAATGGACTGA
- the LOC114195069 gene encoding RING-H2 finger protein ATL63-like: MPTQSESPSNSLSQLAQSVFSDNNSSIMLAAVLSLLLVILFVLLLHVYAKWFLSQSQLRSHTRRWRTPVTVSDVLEPSHFHSINIEASPTCTKGLDLATVSAIPMFVHKTEKTEELECVICLSVIEEGEIGRKLPKCGHAFHVECIDMWFTSHCNCPICRASILGSDDSQPGSGDVLEVVVVTPGYEISEREIGAMSDSVPENSSSLLSFSLKRLLSKVFLSPDHVTGLDASQ; this comes from the coding sequence ATGCCGACTCAATCCGAGTCACCCAGTAACTCACTGAGTCAACTCGCTCAGAGCGTGTTCTCCGACAACAACAGCAGCATCATGCTCGCAGCCGTTCTTTCCTTGCTCCTAGTCATCCTCTTTGTCCTCCTGCTCCACGTGTATGCCAAGTGGTTCTTATCTCAGTCGCAGTTACGTTCCCACACTCGCCGGTGGCGAACTCCGGTGACTGTCTCCGACGTTCTGGAACCTTCCCATTTCCACAGCATCAACATAGAAGCTTCACCCACCTGCACCAAGGGCCTGGATTTGGCGACAGTTTCAGCGATTCCCATGTTTGTGCACAAAACAGAGAAAACAGAAGAATTGGAATGTGTGATCTGTTTGAGCGTTATTGAGGAGGGTGAGATTGGAAGGAAATTGCCAAAGTGTGGCCACGCTTTTCATGTGGAGTGCATTGACATGTGGTTTACTTCACATTGCAATTGTCCCATTTGCAGAGCTTCTATTCTGGGGAGCGATGATTCTCAACCGGGTTCTGGTGACGTGTTGGAGGTTGTGGTTGTTACTCCTGGTTATGAGATTAGTGAGCGTGAAATCGGTGCCATGAGTGATTCTGTTCCAGaaaattcttcttctttgttGAGTTTCTCTTTGAAGAGATTGTTGAGTAAGGTTTTTCTGTCACCTGACCATGTAACTGGGTTGGATGCTTCACAATGA